The Manihot esculenta cultivar AM560-2 chromosome 1, M.esculenta_v8, whole genome shotgun sequence genome has a window encoding:
- the LOC110603731 gene encoding zinc-finger homeodomain protein 11, whose protein sequence is MIKAMDLTPSKSHESDTDTETPLQTHLSRALSLSNGSFNPSHHYHTTNTRPSPLQAAVSYKECLKNHAAALGGLALDGCGEFMPTPTDATPDPTSLKCAACGCHRNFHRRYPYTHLPPPPTAALHWTSSPSPGHTSSGPSPSPNSPVSPTPQQSVYPSAPHMLLALSTGHSGLFDENHHQSLTVMNPHGRKRARTKFTEEQKQKMLVFAEKLGWKMLRGNEEKMVDEFCNEVGVKRNVFKVWMHNNKQRKEKGNNHRTCDINKSIVNDNEDRVGFGTFDCNSNDINNTKYDNFTTRYQIENKVHDVHGGGSPDESSPSS, encoded by the coding sequence ATGATTAAAGCCATGGATTTAACCCCCTCCAAATCTCATGAGTCAGATACTGATACTGAAACCCCACTGCAGACCCATCTCTCCAGAGCCTTATCTCTCTCGAATGGCTCTTTCAATCCTTCCCACCATTACCACACAACAAATACTCGCCCATCTCCACTCCAAGCGGCGGTGTCCTACAAAGAGTGCCTTAAAAACCATGCTGCTGCCCTTGGTGGTCTTGCCCTTGATGGGTGTGGTGAGTTCATGCCTACTCCCACTGATGCTACTCCTGATCCAACTTCCCTTAAATGTGCTGCCTGTGGGTGCCACCGCAACTTTCATCGCCGTTACCCCTATACCCACCTTCCTCCACCACCAACCGCTGCTCTTCACTGGACGTCAAGCCCAAGTCCTGGGCATACTAGCTCTGGTCCAAGCCCTAGTCCAAACTCACCGGTATCACCAACCCCTCAGCAGTCCGTCTATCCATCTGCCCCTCATATGCTTCTGGCCTTGAGCACAGGACATTCTGGGCTGTTTGATGAGAATCACCACCAGAGTTTGACGGTCATGAACCCACATGGAAGAAAGAGAGCAAGAACCAAGTTTACAGAGGAACAGAAACAAAAGATGCTTGTTTTTGCTGAGAAGTTGGGGTGGAAGATGTTGAGgggaaatgaagagaaaatggtGGATGAGTTTTGTAATGAAGTTGGGGTAAAGAGGAACGTTTTCAAAGTGTGGATGCACAACAACAAGCAGAGGAAGGAAAAGGGTAATAATCATAGGACTTGTGATATCAACAAGAGTATTGTTAACGATAACGAGGATAGAGTTGGCTTTGGCACCTTCGACTGCAACTCCAACGACATCAATAACACCAAGTATGATAACTTTACTACTAGGTACCAGATTGAGAATAAAGTTCATGATGTTCATGGCGGTGGTTCTCCTGATgagtcttctccttcttcttga